A segment of the Necator americanus strain Aroian chromosome IV, whole genome shotgun sequence genome:
TTGTTACCACCGCACAAATTTGCCCTGGATGTGGTCCTGCCCTTTTTCCACCTCCTTGCCTAGGACCATTCTGTGGCTCGGCTCCACCTCCTCCCCAGGTTCGTTTAAGTGCTTCTAAATTCAAGTATAAATCGATCTTTGATCTTGCGTACGCTTCCTATTTCAGATTCTTTTCGTCCCACCACCCGCTCCTCCACCATGTCAAGGAATTGGCTGCGCCTTTCCGCCACCACCTCCTCCACCATGCCTGACCCCGCCATGCTTTGCTTCGCCTCTTCCAGAGCCTTGTTTGGCTCCACCATGTTTTGCTCCTCCTCCACTACCACCTCAAGTGGTGTTCGCGCCACCACCAGCACCTTGTTTGGCTCCTCCATGTTTCGCTCCACCCCCGCCACCACCTCAGTACGTGTTCGCGCCACCTCCAGCACCTTGTTTAGCTCCACCATGTTTCGCTCCACCTCCGCCACCACCTCAGGTCGTATTCGCGCAACCTCCACCTCCTCCACCACAGGTAAGGTTCAGCAGAAAACAGGCAGCTACTGATAACAGAAAAGCTCTGGGATTAATTGCTTTCAGGTGATCTTTGCACCAGCACCTGCTCCTCCTTGTTTCGTTCCACCTTGCATGGCTGcgccaccacctccaccaccgcCACAAATGATATTCGCTCCGGTTGCTCCAGCTCCCTGTGCAGCTCCACCTTGTGCTATGCCTCCTCCTCCTTGCATTGGCTGTGGTCTGGCGCCA
Coding sequences within it:
- a CDS encoding hypothetical protein (NECATOR_CHRIV.G16054.T1), producing the protein MLLVVITALLVVTTAQICPGCGPALFPPPCLGPFCGSAPPPPQILFVPPPAPPPCQGIGCAFPPPPPPPCLTPPCFASPLPEPCLAPPCFAPPPLPPQVVFAPPPAPCLAPPCFAPPPPPPQYVFAPPPAPCLAPPCFAPPPPPPQVVFAQPPPPPPQVIFAPAPAPPCFVPPCMAAPPPPPPPQMIFAPVAPAPCAAPPCAMPPPPCIGCGLAPPLPPPTMFFGSVPCCSITDFSCCGRLFRKRHIEQSKKAAEQSSVDTEEKKKN
- a CDS encoding hypothetical protein (NECATOR_CHRIV.G16055.T1) yields the protein MEQHGTDPKNIVGGGRGGARPQPMQGGGGIAQGGAAQGAGATGANIICGGGGGGGAAMQGGTKQGGAGAGAKIT